The following are from one region of the Bradyrhizobium sediminis genome:
- a CDS encoding flavin-containing monooxygenase, which yields MAGSREASASTEVTPALDFDAIVIGAGMSGMYQLHRLRELGMRVRVFEAGTGVGGTWYWNRYPGARFDSESYSYGYSFSQELLEEWDWSEHFAGQPETLRYLNHVADKFDLRRDIQFRSRVAAATWSEDMRSWSVMLQDGSRFRARFLITAIGPLSSPTLPRIEGVDVFQGQSFHTARWPHEAVDFAGKRVAVIGTGATGVQTIQTIAGSVGHLTVFQRTPNWCAPLHNGKIDAETQKKIKAGYPEIFRRCQETFACFLHNPDPRAAFEVSDEEREAFYEKLYSERGFGIWQGNFRDILIDRKANATISDFVARKIRQRVKDPKAAEKLIPRNHGFGTRRLPLETFYYEAYNRDNVELVDITETPIERITPKGIKTSDKEYDFDIIIYATGFDAITGSFDRIDLRGVDGVRLKDKWKSGPQTFLGVMVDGFPNMMMLMGPHTALGNIPRSIEYNVDWVTGLIGYARQSGLTRVEATPAGVATWTDHVKALGVGLLSNEVNSWMTGINSNVEGKQTRIVARYSGSAPAYRARCDEVAAKGYDELVLA from the coding sequence ATGGCCGGTTCGCGTGAAGCCAGCGCCTCAACCGAGGTGACGCCGGCTCTCGACTTCGATGCCATCGTCATCGGGGCCGGCATGTCGGGCATGTACCAGCTTCACCGATTGCGTGAACTGGGGATGCGGGTGCGCGTGTTCGAGGCCGGCACCGGCGTCGGCGGCACCTGGTACTGGAACCGCTATCCAGGCGCACGCTTCGATTCCGAAAGCTACTCCTACGGCTATTCCTTTTCGCAGGAACTGCTGGAGGAGTGGGACTGGTCCGAGCATTTCGCCGGCCAGCCGGAAACGCTGCGTTACCTCAATCATGTCGCCGACAAGTTCGACCTGCGCCGCGATATCCAGTTCCGCAGCCGGGTCGCGGCCGCAACCTGGTCGGAGGACATGCGCAGCTGGAGCGTCATGCTGCAGGACGGCAGCCGCTTTCGCGCCCGCTTCCTGATCACCGCGATCGGCCCGCTCTCCTCCCCCACTTTGCCGCGGATCGAAGGGGTGGACGTTTTTCAGGGCCAATCCTTCCACACTGCACGATGGCCGCATGAGGCGGTCGACTTCGCCGGCAAACGGGTGGCGGTGATCGGGACCGGCGCCACCGGCGTGCAGACCATCCAGACCATCGCCGGAAGTGTCGGCCACCTCACCGTGTTCCAGCGCACACCGAACTGGTGCGCGCCACTGCACAACGGCAAGATCGATGCCGAGACGCAGAAGAAGATCAAGGCCGGCTACCCCGAAATATTCAGGCGCTGCCAGGAGACCTTTGCCTGCTTCCTGCATAATCCGGACCCGCGCGCGGCTTTCGAGGTTTCCGACGAAGAGCGCGAAGCCTTCTACGAGAAACTCTATAGCGAGCGCGGCTTCGGCATCTGGCAGGGCAATTTCCGCGACATCCTGATCGACCGCAAGGCGAACGCGACGATCAGCGATTTCGTGGCACGCAAGATCCGCCAGCGGGTGAAGGACCCGAAGGCCGCGGAAAAGCTGATCCCCAGGAATCACGGCTTCGGCACCAGGCGGCTGCCGCTGGAGACCTTCTATTACGAGGCCTACAACCGGGACAATGTCGAATTGGTCGACATCACGGAGACGCCGATCGAGCGCATCACGCCCAAGGGTATCAAGACCAGCGACAAGGAATACGACTTCGACATCATCATCTATGCGACCGGCTTCGACGCCATCACCGGCAGTTTCGACAGGATCGACTTGCGCGGCGTGGACGGCGTGCGGCTGAAGGACAAATGGAAGAGCGGCCCGCAGACCTTTCTCGGCGTCATGGTCGACGGCTTCCCCAACATGATGATGCTGATGGGACCGCACACCGCGCTCGGCAACATTCCGCGCAGCATCGAATACAATGTCGACTGGGTGACCGGCCTGATCGGTTATGCCCGGCAGTCCGGCCTGACGCGGGTCGAGGCCACGCCAGCGGGCGTCGCGACCTGGACCGATCACGTCAAGGCGCTCGGGGTGGGGCTGCTCTCCAACGAGGTCAACTCCTGGATGACCGGAATCAACAGCAATGTGGAAGGCAAGCAGACGCGCATCGTCGCGCGCTATAGCGGCAGTGCTCCCGCCTACCGCGCCAGATGCGACGAGGTGGCGGCGAAAGGGTATGACGAACTGGTACTTGCCTAG
- a CDS encoding SDR family NAD(P)-dependent oxidoreductase, whose amino-acid sequence MRLKDRVAIVVGAGQSPGEGIGNGRATALTFAREGARVLCVDHNLKSAQETVDMIGADGGTAAAFKADVTRNAELKSMVSDAVARWGRVDILHNNVGVSIAGGDAELLDITEEALDRCVAINLKSCIFAAKHVIPIMRQQMSGAIINISSMAAITTYPYVAYKATKSAMISFTEQLAYQNAQYGIRANVILPGLMNTPMAVDTRAREFKKSRAEVEAERDAKVPLRRKMGTGWDVANAALFLASDEAGFITGVTLPVDGGASVRRG is encoded by the coding sequence ATGCGCCTGAAAGATCGCGTCGCCATCGTCGTCGGTGCCGGCCAGAGCCCCGGCGAAGGCATCGGCAACGGCCGCGCCACCGCCCTCACCTTCGCGCGCGAAGGCGCTCGCGTGCTGTGCGTGGATCACAATCTCAAATCGGCGCAGGAGACGGTCGACATGATCGGCGCCGACGGAGGCACGGCGGCAGCTTTCAAGGCCGACGTCACCAGGAATGCCGAGCTCAAGTCCATGGTATCGGACGCGGTCGCCCGCTGGGGCCGTGTCGATATCCTGCACAACAATGTGGGAGTCAGCATCGCCGGCGGCGATGCCGAGCTGCTGGATATCACCGAGGAGGCGCTCGACCGCTGCGTGGCCATCAACCTCAAAAGCTGCATCTTCGCGGCCAAGCACGTCATCCCGATCATGCGCCAGCAGATGAGCGGCGCGATCATCAACATTTCCTCGATGGCCGCCATCACCACCTATCCCTATGTCGCCTACAAGGCGACCAAATCGGCGATGATCTCCTTCACCGAACAGCTCGCCTACCAGAATGCCCAGTATGGCATCCGCGCCAACGTCATCCTGCCCGGCCTGATGAACACGCCGATGGCGGTCGATACCCGCGCCCGCGAGTTCAAGAAAAGCCGCGCCGAGGTCGAAGCCGAGCGCGATGCAAAAGTGCCGTTGCGCAGGAAGATGGGCACCGGCTGGGACGTCGCCAACGCGGCCCTGTTCCTGGCCTCGGATGAGGCCGGCTTCATCACCGGCGTGACGTTGCCGGTGGACGGCGGCGCGAGCGTGCGGCGGGGTTAG
- a CDS encoding carboxymuconolactone decarboxylase family protein, whose translation MARLPYLEADQIAPEYRDMLKRNTNLHKLLVNSPDMARAFNGVGGYIRFNSKLDPRLRELAILQVGWMEKSEYEFTHHVKIGKEFGVSDQDIAGLMAETEGKSSTLEPLASAILKGAREMVRELAMSEATFAEIKNELSDEQMTDLVLTIAFYCAVVRVLATMKIDNEPTYKEVLQQYPIPE comes from the coding sequence ATGGCTCGCCTGCCCTATCTCGAGGCCGACCAGATCGCGCCCGAGTATCGCGACATGCTCAAGCGCAACACCAATCTGCACAAGCTGCTGGTCAATTCGCCCGATATGGCGCGCGCCTTCAACGGAGTCGGCGGCTACATCCGCTTCAACAGCAAGCTCGACCCGCGGTTGCGCGAACTCGCGATCCTTCAAGTCGGCTGGATGGAGAAATCGGAATATGAATTCACCCATCACGTAAAGATCGGCAAGGAGTTCGGCGTTTCCGATCAGGATATCGCCGGCCTGATGGCCGAGACCGAGGGCAAATCCTCAACCCTCGAGCCGCTCGCCAGCGCGATCCTGAAAGGCGCCCGCGAGATGGTGCGCGAACTCGCGATGTCCGAAGCCACCTTCGCCGAAATCAAGAACGAGCTCAGCGATGAGCAAATGACCGACCTTGTGCTCACCATCGCCTTCTACTGCGCCGTGGTCCGCGTGCTCGCTACCATGAAGATAGATAATGAACCAACTTACAAAGAGGTACTGCAACAGTACCCGATTCCGGAGTGA
- a CDS encoding CaiB/BaiF CoA transferase family protein: MGALSHLRIVEIGSAAAASYCARLFADFGATVHKIEPPQGDPLRRTAPLTPKGQSAWFAFLNFNKSSVALDPADAGAVARLTVLIENCDILIDGRDVDAADCPVFDLAALKTRNPGLIHVDVSWFGPDGPYVKFEATDSTIRALTGLVKLVGPVEGPPAHAPDFQTGIFAGLWGFIAAASSVLGRMRDGRGRTSALSIFESSIAVTEYIMFESFTRGDIMRRIGVNRFWPTFPVGIYETKQGWLGVTTVTPAQWRAFCEMLELYDLRDDATLFMGVDRLLRMEEIESKFIPKLKSRTAQEWFAEGLKRKIPIVPVPDIGDLIGDDEKKSSGAIVPIAIGDETGFTAGSMQRLTGTPPRRGGAVPAIGEGQRAASPSSDGAVRAPATKPGDPKRLSLEGVRVIDFSMGWAGPICTRTLADLGADVIKIEATQYPDWWRGVDRRPAYVLEQMYEKSVRYCIMNRNKRGITLDLTQPQGLQLAKRLLADADLVVDNYSVEVLPKLGLGYEVLSQLNPKIVMMSMSAFGAGSIYRDCRAYGSTLEQGSGLPSVVGDANGPPVMSHTAFGDAVGGLNGCAAVLTALIHARLTGKGQFIDLAQIECMMPFAAPWIVAHSIDGRTPVKHGNRHPDFVPHGCFPCAGSDNWIVVAVSSGEMWPRLCRVLGRADWAADETLGSAANRRRIESEIEAAIANWTSTRLPDDAMGALQAAGVAAGVARLPIELLKDPHLHARGFIQEIDRAFIGRHPQPSMPFRENGAPFEIRSAPPTLGEHNREILAGMLGLSDAEIDQLAREGIIGTEMLMEEQLVKEKKRAAG; encoded by the coding sequence ATGGGGGCGTTGTCGCATCTGCGAATTGTCGAGATTGGAAGTGCGGCGGCGGCGAGCTACTGTGCACGCCTGTTTGCGGACTTCGGCGCGACCGTTCACAAGATCGAACCGCCGCAGGGTGACCCGCTTCGCCGCACCGCGCCATTGACGCCGAAAGGGCAGAGCGCGTGGTTCGCGTTCCTGAACTTCAACAAGTCGAGCGTCGCGCTCGATCCGGCCGATGCGGGCGCCGTGGCGCGGCTGACTGTGCTGATCGAAAACTGCGACATCCTGATCGATGGCCGCGACGTGGACGCGGCGGACTGCCCGGTATTCGATCTTGCCGCGCTCAAGACGCGCAATCCCGGCCTCATTCATGTCGACGTCAGCTGGTTCGGCCCCGACGGTCCCTATGTGAAGTTCGAGGCAACCGACTCGACCATTCGCGCGCTGACGGGCCTGGTCAAGCTGGTCGGTCCGGTCGAGGGGCCGCCGGCGCACGCGCCCGATTTCCAGACCGGTATTTTCGCCGGCCTCTGGGGCTTTATCGCCGCGGCATCGTCCGTGCTCGGCCGCATGCGGGACGGACGCGGCCGCACCAGCGCGCTCAGCATCTTCGAGTCGAGCATCGCCGTCACCGAATACATCATGTTCGAGTCGTTTACGCGCGGCGACATCATGCGCCGCATCGGCGTCAACCGCTTCTGGCCGACTTTTCCCGTCGGCATCTATGAAACCAAACAGGGCTGGCTGGGCGTCACCACGGTGACCCCGGCACAGTGGCGCGCCTTCTGCGAGATGCTCGAACTATATGACCTGCGCGATGACGCAACGCTGTTCATGGGCGTTGACCGATTGCTGCGCATGGAAGAAATCGAAAGCAAGTTCATACCCAAGCTGAAGAGCCGCACCGCGCAGGAATGGTTCGCGGAAGGATTGAAGCGAAAGATTCCGATCGTGCCGGTGCCGGATATCGGCGACCTGATCGGCGACGACGAGAAGAAATCTAGCGGGGCCATCGTCCCGATCGCCATCGGCGACGAGACCGGGTTTACCGCGGGCTCCATGCAGCGGCTGACGGGCACGCCGCCGCGGCGCGGCGGCGCCGTTCCGGCGATCGGCGAGGGGCAGCGAGCCGCATCTCCGTCAAGTGACGGGGCCGTACGCGCTCCGGCGACCAAACCGGGCGATCCAAAGCGCTTGTCGCTCGAGGGCGTGCGCGTGATCGACTTCTCGATGGGCTGGGCGGGACCGATCTGCACGCGGACGCTGGCCGATCTCGGCGCCGACGTGATCAAGATCGAGGCAACTCAGTATCCCGACTGGTGGCGCGGCGTCGACCGGCGGCCAGCCTACGTGCTCGAACAGATGTACGAGAAGTCGGTGCGCTACTGCATCATGAACCGCAACAAGCGCGGCATCACGCTCGATCTGACCCAGCCGCAGGGCCTGCAGCTTGCCAAACGTCTGCTCGCCGACGCCGATCTCGTCGTCGACAATTACTCGGTCGAAGTGCTGCCGAAACTCGGGCTGGGCTACGAAGTGCTCAGCCAGCTCAATCCAAAGATCGTCATGATGTCGATGTCGGCGTTCGGCGCGGGCAGCATCTACCGCGACTGCCGCGCCTATGGCTCGACGCTGGAGCAGGGCTCGGGGCTGCCGAGCGTCGTCGGCGACGCCAATGGACCGCCGGTCATGAGCCACACCGCGTTCGGCGATGCCGTCGGCGGATTGAACGGGTGCGCGGCCGTACTCACGGCTCTGATCCACGCAAGGCTGACCGGCAAAGGCCAATTCATCGATCTCGCGCAGATCGAATGCATGATGCCGTTTGCCGCGCCCTGGATCGTCGCCCATTCGATCGACGGCAGGACACCCGTGAAACACGGCAATCGTCATCCGGACTTTGTGCCGCATGGTTGCTTCCCCTGCGCCGGCAGCGACAACTGGATCGTGGTCGCCGTTTCCAGCGGCGAGATGTGGCCACGGCTGTGCAGGGTGCTGGGCCGCGCCGACTGGGCCGCGGACGAAACGCTGGGCAGCGCTGCCAACCGACGAAGAATCGAGAGCGAGATCGAGGCCGCCATAGCGAACTGGACCTCCACGCGCCTGCCCGACGATGCGATGGGCGCATTGCAGGCCGCCGGCGTCGCAGCGGGCGTGGCGCGGCTGCCGATCGAACTGCTGAAGGACCCGCATCTACATGCGCGCGGATTCATTCAGGAGATTGATCGGGCCTTCATCGGCCGGCATCCGCAACCTTCGATGCCGTTCCGCGAGAACGGTGCGCCGTTCGAGATTCGCTCGGCGCCGCCGACGCTCGGCGAGCACAATCGTGAAATACTCGCCGGCATGCTCGGACTGTCCGACGCCGAGATCGATCAGCTGGCACGCGAGGGCATTATCGGTACCGAAATGCTGATGGAAGAGCAGCTCGTGAAAGAGAAGAAGCGGGCGGCAGGCTGA
- a CDS encoding ABC transporter ATP-binding protein — METGRPAERISAAAATGSPLMSVRGLGIRFKTAQGVWQATRKIDFDIAPGERVGIVGESGCGKTITGLSILRLLPNNLSGLDGSILFDDVDLASCSARTMRSIRGRRIGMIFQEPMSALDPVFTVGHQIAETLRVHTDIGKEEARARTIDMLRRVGIASPERRIDDYPHQLSGGMRQRVMIAAALICCPQLLIADEPTTALDVTVQAQILELLRSLSETSNTALMLITHDLGVVAETCTRMITMYAGEVIEDAGVDAALVRPLHPYTSGLLRSLPHLSPRLGKLPSIPGRVPSIADMPRGCRFKARCPHAAAGCEAEQELLDAGEGRKVRCWRFRELELPGALQHAASAPIAARVARQ; from the coding sequence ATGGAAACGGGCCGCCCGGCAGAACGTATATCGGCAGCGGCTGCCACGGGCAGCCCGCTGATGTCGGTGCGCGGGCTCGGCATTCGCTTCAAGACCGCGCAGGGCGTGTGGCAGGCGACGCGCAAGATCGACTTCGACATCGCGCCGGGCGAGCGCGTCGGAATCGTCGGCGAAAGCGGTTGCGGCAAGACCATCACCGGCCTTTCGATCCTGCGCCTGCTGCCGAACAATCTCTCCGGCCTGGACGGCTCGATCCTGTTCGATGACGTCGATCTGGCCTCATGCAGCGCAAGGACGATGCGCTCGATTCGAGGGCGCCGGATCGGGATGATCTTTCAGGAGCCGATGAGCGCGCTCGACCCGGTGTTTACCGTCGGGCACCAGATCGCTGAGACCCTGCGTGTTCACACCGATATCGGCAAGGAGGAGGCGCGGGCGCGGACCATCGATATGCTTCGCCGGGTCGGCATCGCGTCGCCGGAACGCCGCATTGACGATTATCCGCATCAGCTTTCCGGTGGAATGCGCCAGCGCGTCATGATCGCGGCCGCGCTGATCTGCTGTCCTCAATTGCTGATCGCCGACGAGCCGACCACCGCCCTCGACGTCACCGTGCAGGCGCAGATCCTGGAACTGCTGCGAAGTCTGAGCGAAACCTCGAATACCGCGCTGATGCTCATCACCCATGATCTCGGCGTGGTCGCCGAAACCTGTACCCGCATGATCACCATGTATGCGGGCGAGGTGATCGAGGATGCCGGGGTCGACGCTGCGCTGGTTCGGCCGCTGCATCCCTATACCTCCGGCCTGTTGCGCTCGCTGCCGCACCTCAGTCCGCGCCTCGGAAAGTTGCCGTCGATTCCGGGCCGTGTTCCCTCGATTGCCGACATGCCTCGGGGGTGCCGATTCAAGGCCCGCTGCCCGCATGCCGCCGCGGGCTGCGAGGCCGAGCAGGAACTGCTCGACGCCGGCGAAGGCCGCAAGGTGCGTTGCTGGCGCTTCCGGGAGCTCGAATTGCCCGGCGCGTTGCAACACGCGGCCTCCGCGCCGATTGCGGCAAGGGTGGCGCGGCAATGA
- a CDS encoding ABC transporter ATP-binding protein: MMSPGAETKADPIVSVRDLEVGFQTMDRRATVKAVDGVSFDVRRGETFGIIGESGSGKTTIGRALVFLLKPTAGAILHNGRDPQALPRKAFQSHRRDYQIIFQDPNAALNPRMTIISSVLEPLELARAGTRTERVARAREAMDRVGLPQEIGERYPHQLSGGQKQRVIIARALTLRPKLIVCDEVVAALDMSIRGDVLNLFAELQRDLGLTYVFITHDLSVVSHISNRIAVMYLGRFVELGPAESVSGRPLHPYTQALLSAEPLPLPSNLRSDRRIILQGEIPSPIDPPSGCRFRTRCQYAQAVCAGQTPAWRELEPDHWVACHFTDRPNFSPS, encoded by the coding sequence ATGATGTCCCCGGGCGCCGAAACCAAAGCGGATCCGATCGTCTCGGTGCGAGACCTCGAGGTGGGCTTTCAGACGATGGATCGCCGCGCGACGGTGAAGGCGGTCGACGGCGTCAGCTTCGACGTCCGCCGTGGCGAGACGTTCGGAATCATCGGCGAGTCAGGATCGGGCAAGACAACGATCGGCCGTGCGCTGGTGTTTCTCCTGAAGCCGACGGCGGGCGCCATTCTGCACAATGGGCGCGACCCGCAAGCGTTGCCGCGGAAGGCGTTCCAGAGCCATCGCCGCGACTACCAGATCATCTTTCAGGATCCGAATGCCGCGCTGAATCCGCGCATGACCATCATCTCGTCGGTGCTGGAGCCGCTCGAGCTGGCGCGTGCAGGCACCAGGACCGAGCGCGTCGCGCGGGCACGGGAGGCGATGGATCGGGTCGGCTTGCCCCAGGAGATTGGCGAGCGGTATCCGCACCAGCTTTCCGGCGGACAAAAACAGCGCGTCATCATTGCACGCGCGCTCACGCTGCGGCCGAAGCTGATCGTCTGCGACGAGGTGGTGGCGGCGCTCGACATGTCGATCCGCGGCGACGTGCTCAATTTGTTTGCCGAGCTGCAGCGCGACCTCGGCTTGACCTATGTGTTCATCACCCATGACCTGTCGGTGGTTTCGCACATCAGCAACCGGATCGCGGTGATGTATCTCGGCCGCTTTGTCGAGCTTGGCCCGGCCGAGAGCGTTTCGGGGCGGCCACTGCATCCCTATACGCAGGCACTGTTGTCGGCGGAGCCGTTGCCGCTGCCGTCGAACCTGCGCAGCGACCGTCGCATTATCCTGCAGGGCGAGATCCCGAGCCCGATCGATCCGCCTTCGGGGTGCCGTTTCCGCACCCGCTGCCAGTATGCGCAAGCGGTTTGCGCCGGGCAGACACCGGCCTGGCGCGAACTGGAGCCGGATCACTGGGTCGCCTGCCATTTCACCGATCGCCCGAATTTTTCGCCGAGCTAA